The Macrobrachium rosenbergii isolate ZJJX-2024 chromosome 28, ASM4041242v1, whole genome shotgun sequence genome includes the window acagtataatcccAAATCCAGAATGAGACCAACTGCCGTACATTTCAGAGTGTGCCACGAAGAGCAAGAAGAAGTGTCAGAAGGCCAAGGGCGTCTGCAAGAAGACCTGCACCGACAAGGAGCGAGTCATCGCGAAGGGCTGCAAGGGCAAGTGCCAGTGCTGCGCCAGACCGTGCAAGATTCAGCCCTCCTGCGCCGACGGAGGGGGCGTCTGCGTCAGCAGCAAGAAGGAATGCGTCGACGGCGTCGTCGACGCGAACGGGTGCAAAGGCAAATCTTGTTTCTGCTGCTTCAGTGGTCAACAAGGTACGGCGACGGTACACTCAcgtttcgtttttcttttttcttttcattccgtTGTACATAAACGCTACAAAATAGTGCATGCGTGTAGATAAGCACGAACAAACATCTACATGTACGTCTACGCATTCTAACATTCAGAATAAAACATGTATGCctatgtaaacaaaattattaacattatatattctatattcatgAATACACACTTACTTATGTATTGATAGGTAAGATACTGTGGTCTAGTGGTCACGACAATCGCCAAACAAGCTAGATGACCTGAGTTCAATTAACAGGCGATGTGGAAGGATTTAGGCACTTTCCGCTCAAACCCATAGTGTCTTCTGAAACCAAGAGAGGAATTATGTATCTAGTAGTCAGTCGAgtgtggtgggtcgcagccaggcTGGCGAAAGGCATGCGGCAAACGCTTCCTAGAGCCACCTCCAAATGCCAGCCTTCTTTTCCACCTTGGGTGCGACCCAGCACAGTCGACTGATTACTGTTTACATAATGTACTTTCTAAGTAACCACAGTCACAATGGATTTTTCGCTTCTGAAGTGAGGCTAGAAAGCATTCGACCAAAACCAtgcaaacacaacacacatacacacacacacacacacacacacacacacacacacacacacatatatatatatatatatatatatatatatatatatatatatatatatatatatatatatatatatatatacatacatacatacatacatacacatataaacatacatatatatgcatgtatatataatacatatatatatatatatatatatatatatgtgaagctTGAATGGTAAGCTTTGAACATAAAGCATAATGTGCATAAACTCTCAAACTAACCAGTCACGTCCACCCGGTCTTTTTAGGAAATACAACAACTACTTCCAACATCGTTCCGCCTACAACCCCAGAAATCAAACCGACCACAACCCAAGAAAGCAGACCGCCCACAACCCCAGAAATTAAGCCACCAACAACCGGAAGAGTCACGACGGCTAAAGCTACAACCGAGATGACAACCAAACCCGAAGCTACGACAAGAGAGGTCCTAATGACACCAGGTTGGTGTTCTGGCTTCAGTTCTTCACCTGAAAAGTGTTTCTCCGTTGTCTCTCTCCGTTCCTTATCTGGATTGCCCCCGGAGCCTTTACTAGCATGATATaccatttatattattcatttatattattcacaaattcttcTTCGTTTGCACAATCATCTTGCACTTGCAAAGTGTGAATTAATCGAATTAAGTCATCCCGTTCGACTGAtaagtgtaataatatatatatatatatatatatatatatatatatatatatatatatatatatatatatatatatatatatatatatatatatatatatatatatatatgtgtgtgtgtctctatgtatgtatgtatgtgtgtggtatgtgtgtaAAGAATCTGTGGCTTCTAATCTTAATCATTCACTGATGCCGAGAGGCCCCGTCAACCCTAAGTTAGTCCCCTATTATACGAAGGCATCCTTTTTCCATTCTAACCCACGGAATAGCAATGTTAAATTCGATAATGATTCCCTTGTTCAAACACTCCAGAGAATGTCGTAAATCTTGGCACACTTTTCCAGACCTCCGGCTGTTCTGTGAATATCAGCTGGCCGAGCTGCTTCCGGAGGCGCAAAGTGGAGTCGCCCAAGCCAAGCTCGCCGTCGGCAACCTGACGGACGCGCTGAGGGCGCTGGCTGCGGTCAATTCCAACATCGAGGACACCCTCGGGAACAAGATCATCACCTCGATGGAAGAGCTGGAAGCTCTCATCAACGAGACGAAAGCCGTGTCGACGTACATCCAGGAGAACTCTGCCAACGTCACGGACGACGACTTCGACTGCCCCGCCGTGCGGGTCGCCCGCCTGAACCAAAACCTCACGGAGAAGATTCAGGAGGTTCGCAGCCTCACCAGCAGGGTGCAGGTCATGGCGGAGGCGGGTGAGGACACGAGGCAGATCGTGGGCGTTTCCATAAGCATATCCTTCATTCTCAACGTGGTCATCACGCGCGTCACCGTGGCCATCCAAGTGACCGAGGATGTGATCGTgcaaatcacaatcatcatcataCAAGTGGTCAACACTGGTAATTATACTCGTTTTACTTTTACGCAGGTTTTTTCTTTCGCTGATAGAGGATATGGAGGAGGTTTGTGATTGCATCTGTACCCTAGGTGATTCCTTAACTtgttaataaagaatatttttggatCATTTCTGAAACTgcgcttttgagagagagagagagagagagagagagagagagagagagagagagagagagagagagagagaagatatttctTGGATCATTTCTGAAActgtgcttttgagagagagagagagagagagagagagagagagagagagagagagagagagagagagagagatatttcttggATCATTTCTGAAActgtgcttttgagagagagagagagagagagagagagagagagagagagaaaatttcttggATCATTTCtgagtacttgagagagagagagagattttcttggaGATTtctgagactgagagagagagagagagagagatttttttggaTCATTTCtgaaactgtagagagagagagagagagagagagagagagagagagagagagagagagagagatttttcttggAAACTCATATTCTGAATTTCTGAAACTGTactttgagggagagagagaaatatttcttgaTCATTTCTGAAactgtacttgagagagagagagagagagagagagagagagagagagagagagagagagagatttcttggaTCATTTCTGaaactgtatattttcatttctgaaactgtgcttttgagagagagagagagagagagagagagagagagagagagagagagagagagagaaatatttcatttcttggaTCATTTCTTTCTAActgtgcttttgagagagagagagagagagagagaaatattttcttggatcatttcttgagagagagagagagagagagagagagagagagagagagagagagagagatcaacgtgAACtcgagactgagagagagagagagagagagagagagagagagagagagagagagagagagagagagagagagagaaatatttccttgGATCATTTCTGAAACtgtacttttgagagagagagagagagagagagagagagagagagagagagagagagagagagagagagagagagatttttggatCATTTCTGAAACTGtacttctttgagagagagagagagagagagagagagagagagagagagagagagagagagagagaaatattatcttGGATCATTTCTGAAACtgtactttgagagagagagagagagagagagagagagagagagagagagagagagagagagagagaaattttcttgaaTCATTTCTGAAACtgtacttttgagagagaaatatttccttggatcattttttcctgaaactgtgcttttgagggagagagagaacctttcctTGGATCATTTCTGAAACTGTacttttgagggagagagagagaaatatttccttgGATCATTTCTGAAACtgtacttctgagagagagagagagagagattttcttggaTCATTTCTGAAACTGTacttttgagggagagagagagaaatatttccttgGATCATttctgaaactgagagagagagagagagagagagagagagagagagagagagagagagagagaaatatttccttgGATCATTTCTGAAACTGTACTTTGACttgagagaagagaaatattacTCAACGGATTGAAACtgtacttttgagagagagagagagagagagagagagagagagagagagagagagagagagagagagagagagaggatcatttCTGAAACTGTAATATTTTCTTGGATCATTTCTGAAActgtgcttttgagagagagagagagagagagagagagagagagagagagtcactttgagagagagagatcaacgtatttcaagagagagagagagagagagagagagagagagagagagagagagagagagagagagagagagagagagagaaatattttcttggATCATTTCTGAAACTGTACTTTTGAgggagagaaatattttcttggATCATTTCTGAAACtgtacttttgagagagagagagagagagagagagagagagagagagagagagagagagagagagagagagagagagagagagagatatttccttGGATCATTTCTGAAActgtgcttttgagagagagagagagagagagagagagagagagagagagagagagagagagagagagagagagagagagaaatattttttgaggAGAGATCTGAAACTGATTTTATAGATTCATTTCTGAAactgtacttgagagagagagagagagagagagagagagagagagagagagagagagagagagagagagagagagagagaaatattttcactgcctgagagagagagagagagagagagagagagagagagagagagagagagagagagagagagagagagagaaattgtcattTCAAACGTGAACTCGGATTTCAAACTGcactgcctgagagagagagagagagagagagagaaaatatttccttgGATCATTTCTGAAACtgtacttttgagagagagagagaaatatttccttgGATCATTTCTGAAACTGTACTTTTGAgggagagaaatattttcttggATCATTTCTGAAActgtgcttttgagagagagagagagagagagagagagagagagagagagagagagagagagagagagagatttgtcatcAACGTGAACTCGTGATTTTATAATTGcactgcctgagagagagagagagagagagagagagagagagagagagagagagagagagatttgtcatcAACGTGAACTCGTGATTTCATAATTGCActgcctgaaagagagagagagagagagagagagagagagagagagagagagagagagagagagagagagagagagagagaaatatttcttggATCATTTCTGAAACTGTACTTTTGAGGAGGATCATTTCTGAAActgtgcttttgagagagagagagagagagagagagagagagagagagagagagatttgtcatcAACGTGAACTCGTGATTTCATAATTGcactgcctgagagagagagagagagagagagagagaagagaagagagagagagaaagagagagagagagagagagagagagatttgtcatcAACGAgaactcgtgagagagagagagagagagagagagagagagagagagagagagagagagagagagagtatatttaaaATGACGACATGAGTCAGGATTTAACTGTTTGTTGGGCGTCTTCATACACCTAGCTTTGCCTCCATAAACTCTTCCGACAATCACTACACTTCCTTAAGAAAATTCCTTCATAAACTGTTACTATCACAAATTATTAAGCTTTCCTTCGTCTTCCACTCATAGATGCCAAAAAGCACACAGCATTAGGACAGACAATGTTGGTGTGATGTCAGAAACGTGACCAAACTTGAGTGATGGCGCCTCAGGAAAACTCACAAGTCTACAACAATCAATTGTCAAAAGTATTAGatactgaaaataaatggaaactacAGTACAGGCTACGGGGGGAAAAGGGTAtttaagatgaaagtgaactACGGATATGGAGTGTATTTGTCAAGGTTTGTGGAATTCACAAGGTTAGGCACCAAAGTAACCGCAACAGTACTGCAAGAACCATGGCGATGACAAATGGCGTTCATTCCTGAGTTGTCCCCATAGGAGGGGTTAGTTcagtcagtgcatctcacgcggtgcactgtaggcattacttcagttTCGTTACAGGTCCCTTCGGCCCCATGCTGCaaacccctttcatgccttttactgtacctccattcatattcccttcttccgtcttactttccacccactgctaacagttttcctcctattacgccTGTAAACCCTTTGACTCTGTTACcatttcagcaatgaatgacctcataggtcccagcgcttggcctttgccttaaatttcatattccattcctgtCCCAGaatgataaattcatttcagCGGGAATGAGCGTATACTAGCGTAGCCATGTTTGAAGGACAAATTGTTCCTTAAACATGGCACGATATGTTTCCTTGACAATAAATAGTTCAAGAAATTGGaatttgaagttattattattataagaaaacgCATCTCATTTTAGCAATCACACTTGGCAAGGTATGAACCAGACGTCTCTAAAACATATGAAAGAAATACAGGTACTTTCAGTTAATGAATGTTACATTTGTATGAACAGACCATCGTAAGTGAGAAAGGAAGATATTTGAATCTCTGAACAAAGCTGAGCATTAGCAAACGAGCGCAACGAACTAATAGTGCGGAAGTCTACTGCTGTAAGCAACTGATTGTTACTTCAAGAAATTAATATCTGTCAGACAGcagtttatttacataaactgaCCTGCAATGAATGACGAAAGTTTTTTcctataaaaagaattttagatattttcttctAATAGAAGCCTTGCTTTTGCAACACTTCTGATACAATCAAGTAAATGCATACGCCAAAAAGATTTTgtgaaagatatatttattaagtgACATCACGTATAGCgcgcaaaaatgaaaatactttctatttttttattttggcgtcAGTAGGGCGGGGAAATCAGAccacccaacccctcccccctccccaataaaagaaaaacaaacggaAGGAAAAATAGCAATAACAAAAAGCAGAGgaggcaccaaaaaaaaaaatgtcagagaaaaacaggatgggaaagagaaaaaacaagcaaGGGGcggtggaagaaaaataataaaaggaagtggGAAGATGAACAAGAGAAGGACGAGgaggaaaaacatgaaaagaagcaAGAAGATAGGCAAGAAAAGGATGAGAGACgatgaacaaaagagaaaatacgaaaaaacaataaaaaggaacgggaaaattggaacaaaaataaaatatgaaggagaaaaacaagaaagggaaaggaatgacaaaaaaagaaaagaaagttcgATGATTAAATGGGAAGGAAAACCAGAGAAGGATGTGAGGAGAAAATCGTGAAAACGAAGTGGTAAGACAAAGAAggtaaagaaggggaaaaaaagaaatgaaagggggaagaaaaacagaaaaggagaTGTGAAGAAAAATTGGATAGCTAAATAGAACACTGACTGGAACGgctatcctagagagagagagagagagagagagagagagagagagagagagagagagagagagagagagagagaccttacagctGAGTAATCAGTTTCAGAGAGGAGGCGAAGGCCGGACTCATAATGAGGCAAACAGCCGTAAATTCGAAACAGCCTCAGATTCGGTCCTCTCAAGAACAACTCGAAGATTGCCAAGCTTCAGTGAAGTTTTCCAGTTTGCACCCACGCAGAATCTGAAGATTGAATATGAGAAAAGGAGACATAGGAATTAAATGTAACTTGGAGCCATTCAAGTTGACTTGAATTCCATGGTGCCATTCACATGTGTTTCATGATCACGCATGGCAGATGAAGAAAAAGCCATGTGAGACTGAATGTGGGCAACAGACAAGGACTGCGAGGTGAAAGACCTGTGAAGGGTGCATTCAGTCACGGCAAAATCAAAGACAGAAGTGAACCTGATAGGGCCACTGAAAAGAAGCATCAAGCAGTCACATGAAAAGAGAGAATAGTTTACAGAGACAGGGATTCAAGACATAAGCAGGAAGTGTGGCTAAAACAGCTTCGGCATAAGCAGTAGACTTGATAAACCAGTcggtaaaggaaaataataacaagggaaagaaaaaatcttgtgAGGAACATCACTACACATGTAGAAGATGCTATGTCATCATCAATAGATTTAAATGAGTtgaataaaaggctaaaaatgagTTTACATAAAAAGAGAAGTTAAACCATCAACAAGAAGTTTGCATTCTGTCAGACAATAAATTAGAGATAAGAAGGGTAACAAAAATagattttcagaaaattatatttccattaaaataacCGTTACAATCGATATGATAAATATCGTACTGACTAACTGATTCATTGACTCATGGCTACTAaaattggcgtcacaacatctaggtatATAGTATTCAAAATGAGTTTCGTATGAAATGTATGCAAGTTAAAACACCTCCTTGACTGTTATCCTCTCTTGCAGATACTGATAAGGATGGAATAAATGACAAGCGTGATAACTGTGTCGACACGCCCAATCCAACACAACTGGATAGTGACAAGGATGAATTAGGAGATGCCTGTGACAACTGTCCCACAAGAGCCAATGCTGGACAGGAAGACGAAGATGGAGACGGAGTTGGTGATGCCTGTGATAACTGTCCATCTAAACCCAATGCTGCACAGGCAGACCAGGATGGAGATGGAGTAGGTGATGACTGTGACAACTGTCCAGCCAAGTCCAATCCTGGGCAGGCAGACCAGGATGGAGATGGAGTTGGAGACGATTGTGACAACTGTAAAAACAAGACCAATGCTGGGCAAGCAGACCAGGATGGAGATGGAGTTGGAGATGATTGTGACAATTGCAAAAACAAGACCAATGCTGGGCAAGCAGACCAGGATGGAGATGGAGTTGGAGATGATTGTGACAACTGCAAAAACAAGACCAATGCTGGGCAAGCAGACCAGGATGGAGATGGAGTTGGAGATGATTGTGACAACTGCAAAAACAAGACCAATGCTGGGCAAGCAGACCAGGATGGAGATGGAGTTGGAGATGATTGCGACAATTGCCCAACCAAGACCAATGCTGGGCAAGCAGACCAGGATGGAGATGGAGTAGGCGATGACTGTGACAACTGTCCAGCCAAGGCCAATGCTGGGCAAGCAGACCAGGATGGGGATGGAGTAGGTGATGACTGTGACAACTGTCCAGCCAAGGCCAATGCTGGGCAAGCAGACCAGGATGGGGATGGAGTAGGTGATGACTGTGACAACTGTCCAGCCAAGGCCAATGCTGGGCAAGCAGACCAGGACGGGGATGGAGTAGGTGATGACTGTGACAACTGTCCAGCCAAGGCCAATGCTGGGCAAGCAGACCAGGATGGGGATGGAGTAGGTGATGACTGTGACAACTGTCCAGCCAAGGCCAATGCTGGGCAAGCAGACCAGGATGGAGATGGAGTAGGAGACGATTGTGACAACTGCCCAGCCAAGGCCAATGCTGGGCAAGCAGACCAGGATGGAGATGGAGTAGGAGACGATTGTGACAACTGCCCAGCCAAGGCCAATGCTGGGCAAGCAGACCAGGATGGAGATGGAGTAGGAGACGATTGTGACAACTGCCCAGCCAAGGCCAATGCTAGACAGGCAGACCAGGATGGAGATGGAGTAGGTGATGACTGTGACAACTGCCCAGCCAAGGCCAATGCTGGACAAGCAGACCAGGATGGGGATGGAGTAGGTGATGACTGTGACAACTGTCCAGCCAAGGCCAATGCTGGGCAAGCAGACCAGGATGGAGATGGAGTAGGTGATGACTGTGACAACTGCCCAGCCAAGGCAAATGCTGGGCAGGCAGACCAGGATGGAGATGGAGTAGGAGACGATTGTGACAACTGCCCAGCCAAGGCAAATGCTGGGCAGGCAGACCAGGATGGAGACGGAGTAGGAGACGATTGTGACAACTGCCCAGCCAAGGCCAATGCTGGGCAGGCAGACCAGGATGGAGATGGAGTAGGAGACGATTGTGACAACTGCCCAGCCAAGGCAAATGCTGGGCAGGCAGACCAGGATGGAGATGGAGTAGGAGACGATTGTGACAACTGCCCAGCCAAGGCAAATGCTGGGCAGGCAGACCAGGATGGAGATGGAGTAGGAGACGATTGTGACAACTGCCCAGCCAAGGCAAATGCTGGGCAGGCAGACCAGGATGGAGATGGAGTAGGAGACGATTGTGACAACTGCCCAGCCAAGGCCAATGCTGGGCAGGCAGACCAGGATGGAGATGGAGTAGGAGACGATTGTGACAACTGCCCAGCCAAGGCAAATGCTGCACAAGCAGACCAGGATGGAGATGGAGTAGGTGATGACTGTGACAACTGTCCAGCCAAGTCCAATCCTGGGCAGGCAGACCAGGATGGAGATGGAGTTGGAGACGATTGTGACAATTGTAAAAACAAGACCAATGCTGGGCAAGCAGACCAGGATGGAGATGGAGTTGGAGATGACTGTGACAATTGTAAAAACACAACCAATGCTGGGCAAGCAGACCAGGATGGAGATGGAGTTGGAGATGACTGTGACAATTGTAAAAACAAGACCAATGCTGGGCAAGCAGACCAGGATGGAGATGGAGTTGGAGATGACTGTGACAATTGCCCAACCAAGACCAATGCTGGGCAAGCAGACCAGGATGGAGATGGAGTTGGAGATGACTGTGACAACTGTAAAAACAAGACCAATGCTGGGCAGGCAGACCAGGATGGAGATGGAGTAGGTGACGACTGTGACAACTGCCTGTCCAAGGCCAACGCTGCGCAGGCAGATCAAGATGGAGATGGAGTAGGAGATGACTGTGACAACTGTCCATTCAAGGCCAATACTGGGCAAGCAGACCAGGATGGAGATGGAGTTGGAGATGATTGTGACAACTGTAAAAACAAGACCAATGCTGGGCAAGCAGACCAGGATGGAGATGGAGTTGGAGATGATTGTGACAACTGCAAAAACAAGACCAATGCTGGGCAGGCAGACCAGGATGGAGATGGAGTTGGAGATGATTGCGACAACTGCAAAAACAAGACCAATGCTGGGCAAGCAGACCAGGATGGAGATGGAGTTGGAGATGACTGTGACAATTGTAAAAACACAACCAATGCTGGGCAGGCAGACCAGGATGGAGATGGAGTTGGAGATGACTGTGACAATTGTAAAAACACAACCAATGCTGGGCAAGCAGACCAGGATGGAGATGGAGTTGGAGATGACTGTGACAATTGTAAAAACAAGACCAATGCTTTGCAAGCAGACCAGGATGGAGATGGAGTTGGAGATGACTGTGACAATTGTAAAAACAAGACCAATGCTGGGCAAGCAGACCAGGATGGAGATGGAGTTGGAGATGACTGTGACAACTGTCCAGCCAAGGCCAATGCTGGGCAGGCAGACCAGGATGGAGATGGAGTAGGAGACGATTGTGACAACTGCCCAGCCAAGGCCAATGCTGGGCAGGCAGATCAAGATGGAGATGGAGTAGGAGACGATTGTGACAACTGCCCAGCCAAGGCCAATGCTGGGCAGGCAGACCAGGATGGAGACGGAGTAGGAGACGATTGTGACAACTGCCCAGCCAAGGCCAATGCTGGGCAGGCAGACCAGGATGGAGATGGAGTAGGAGACGATTGTGACAACTGCCCAGCCAAGGCCAATGCTGGGCAGGCAGACCAGGATGGAGATGGAGTAGGAGACGATTGTGACAACTGCCCAGCCAAGGCCAATGCTGGGCAGGCAGACCAGGATGGAGATGGAGTAGGAGACGATTGTGACAACTGTCCAGCCAAGGCCAATGCTGGGCAGGCAGACCAGGATGGAGA containing:
- the LOC136853947 gene encoding uncharacterized protein produces the protein MNDNQRKTNAKPSSGQKCSQDKRCRRQGGKCQSSREKCKARSSPRLCAGEECTCCFRSSARGGTRCRQNEECRAARGKCLSKCRKSKTLQKECSGGCVCCAKKTKSEKGKGQDRKNQRNGPKRKKQEKNEEGKKRKPATRQQNCPTTDKCKKRKGKCTPKAKKCNGTVLKSCGKNCICCVNKSCKQLKKCTKLGGKCKNAKQKCKTQTVDGKCKNSCVCCLSKCATKSKKKCQKAKGVCKKTCTDKERVIAKGCKGKCQCCARPCKIQPSCADGGGVCVSSKKECVDGVVDANGCKGKSCFCCFSGQQGNTTTTSNIVPPTTPEIKPTTTQESRPPTTPEIKPPTTGRVTTAKATTEMTTKPEATTREVLMTPDLRLFCEYQLAELLPEAQSGVAQAKLAVGNLTDALRALAAVNSNIEDTLGNKIITSMEELEALINETKAVSTYIQENSANVTDDDFDCPAVRVARLNQNLTEKIQEVRSLTSRVQVMAEAGEDTRQIVGVSISISFILNVVITRVTVAIQVTEDVIVQITIIIIQVVNTDTDKDGINDKRDNCVDTPNPTQLDSDKDELGDACDNCPTRANAGQEDEDGDGVGDACDNCPSKPNAAQADQDGDGVGDDCDNCPAKSNPGQADQDGDGVGDDCDNCKNKTNAGQADQDGDGVGDDCDNCKNKTNAGQADQDGDGVGDDCDNCKNKTNAGQADQDGDGVGDDCDNCKNKTNAGQADQDGDGVGDDCDNCPTKTNAGQADQDGDGVGDDCDNCPAKANAGQADQDGDGVGDDCDNCPAKANAGQADQDGDGVGDDCDNCPAKANAGQADQDGDGVGDDCDNCPAKANAGQADQDGDGVGDDCDNCPAKANAGQADQDGDGVGDDCDNCPAKANAGQADQDGDGVGDDCDNCPAKANAGQADQDGDGVGDDCDNCPAKANARQADQDGDGVGDDCDNCPAKANAGQADQDGDGVGDDCDNCPAKANAGQADQDGDGVGDDCDNCPAKANAGQADQDGDGVGDDCDNCPAKANAGQADQDGDGVGDDCDNCPAKANAGQADQDGDGVGDDCDNCPAKANAGQADQDGDGVGDDCDNCPAKANAGQADQDGDGVGDDCDNCPAKANAGQADQDGDGVGDDCDNCPAKANAGQADQDGDGVGDDCDNCPAKANAAQADQDGDGVGDDCDNCPAKSNPGQADQDGDGVGDDCDNCKNKTNAGQADQDGDGVGDDCDNCKNTTNAGQADQDGDGVGDDCDNCKNKTNAGQADQDGDGVGDDCDNCPTKTNAGQADQDGDGVGDDCDNCKNKTNAGQADQDGDGVGDDCDNCLSKANAAQADQDGDGVGDDCDNCPFKANTGQADQDGDGVGDDCDNCKNKTNAGQADQDGDGVGDDCDNCKNKTNAGQADQDGDGVGDDCDNCKNKTNAGQADQDGDGVGDDCDNCKNTTNAGQADQDGDGVGDDCDNCKNTTNAGQADQDGDGVGDDCDNCKNKTNALQADQDGDGVGDDCDNCKNKTNAGQADQDGDGVGDDCDNCPAKANAGQADQDGDGVGDDCDNCPAKANAGQADQDGDGVGDDCDNCPAKANAGQADQDGDGVGDDCDNCPAKANAGQADQDGDGVGDDCDNCPAKANAGQADQDGDGVGDDCDNCPAKANAGQADQDGDGVGDDCDNCPAKANAGQADQDGDGVGDDCDNCPAKANAGQADQDGDGVGDDCDNCPAKANAGQADQDGDGVGDDCDNCPAKANAGQADQDGDGVGDDCDNCPAKANAGQADQDGDGVGDDCDNCPAKANAGQADQDGDGVGDDCDNCPAKANAGQADQDGDGVGDDCDNCPAKANAGQADQDGDGVGDDCDNCPAKANAGRPGDQDGDGVGDDCDNCPLIKNPGQEDSDADGKGDVCDTATTSTTTTIAPSTTSTSTSLAVCDTSALRTALSSLLTLLENSQTELGQLISALKALNSTGSSISQTLSETITTALSNFTSIVSNARDDVSSVITTVQSTGTCTVSTITSASSQFSSLISTTDAITNQLSSSSLARATETKVQIIIETVITKNDNIATIIKIIIRIIYEYLNITTTATSVKSTTRAITTATPEPTPAASTTTTKFTTAQSTTTPKFISKQPTTTPESIAKQPTTTPESISKQPTTTPESISKQPSTTPESISKQPTTTPESISKQPTTTPESISKKPTTTPESISKQPTTTPESISKQPTTTPESISKQPTTTPESISKQPTTTPESISKQPTTTPESISMQPTTTLESTYTQSITKPEPTPTRSTIKPSSTSAQSINTTPTSSTLSTDKVSTIAVKPAVTKIISPTPYMNKTTVSSTPQVLLPSKITIDTIFNTTIEPPIPVITVPSEMIVSHFNDSINITIFSITEAELPDSSVGDNTKFTTRLNTTITIPTNEDIIVPTFFRLSLDINVQTPDSTTTTIPASVEPLNVEEVTTVPTIVPLTTLPPIFFNDASESAAARIKRDITNDTMFQNLIVNTTIVTTITPGSTPTNPNPQPTIITTVLVSNVTEQLIWETLQPSDISVNVTSVILTPNSSTTTPATTFTPTP